One window from the genome of Leptospira broomii serovar Hurstbridge str. 5399 encodes:
- a CDS encoding DUF6603 domain-containing protein, which yields MPTVETQTFALKLLTDLFNRVKNTAGDLLIDQNLLGQDHLPKIWNTVFNVDHLKLGSIQVGAQDSSTGNFTVSGKIDLIPFQNKGIQLQNLGAQIQFYASRDSTKPTETVIECVIDFQGLPIEWDILSLYPYLPPYVNYQTDMLAEGAQESFLRKISFQDIQTRFSSYDFWRVQNEEAETPGLQLLTTLPSDPTLGLELLRAGFNFSSTIKAEGDFWDEVKLIRPDLNTLSIFGVIGVDDQGSGSVLIGHSLQEVATKQYPSVSIGGLKIELRRLCIYSGLENISGAPPGFFFEVYLGPEGNGLDLIVQTGIGSTNARILGIFDKGITLSEIENLLGLSNLASMLPAGHELGQLTLNYLELGISISPMRLDTLEFHITTEKPISLFHDKVQITPTLIWNRYYPQGSDSATTTLSIAGDWILGGTEFYTSLDPSSGGFFVSMKADQSLNAGELINRFFSTKELPDIDIVDFELDGNFKDSSFSFEIDCTTDWEIDFGGNLPVVFSQLGIQGEYAPPDGDSSGDPTSTGSIVGILLIGNWNLDVEIDWGTSLSIEVQIPQINVSWLIDQLLHEIHIPIELPDFTIQNLDVKITPKTKEFSIQGGSSDTIDFFSGLDLKIDSFQAQRKLTDPTKGIYSSTASISITLDVGGVGLVLSGTYDSSSSSQNGKPSTEWNFKLQQQNTPIPFGKLIEKFGSWIGIDLPMWVGDLNLQQFYLEFNVGTANKYFISSGAVYDGSTLLGRFSLFAEKNDPADTYLGSVQDYLTSINSGTYQSAPNTYWDYILDFEVEINIDAANFPLVGSEINSIQAMKLQSIACAIASRKFTQDEIGTLVNRLPQGALIPPVKDIDKGKNFSTHVQLGSSVMSLALPLDGPPTGGGGNNFPVDPTTPLPPNYPITPAQRSTVDKTKWFALNIHLGSVTLQRIGVRFENSKVTFLLDAYLSMGGIEIGLAGLGVTSPFDHFQPSFMLEGLSITYSNAPVTIGGGFLKAAEGLYEGQAILGLTQFELSALGAYSNRNGTVSFFVYLDYSEPLGGPPYFYVMGLAGGFGYNFTLNVPDVDQIRNFPFVQIAEGSESSANSDPVAMLQYLDENRITVPKSGEYWFAAGIRFLTFQMIDSFALATAQLGDHFELDLVGLSTLTIPQGVSNPIAEAQMALKASFDPQNGFFGISAQLTPSSYVLSKDCHLTGGFAYFIWLGGDHAGDFVVTFGGYHPSFQVPSHYPNVPRLGIYWQIGSNISIQGYSYFALTPGYLMAGGGLEAVWSCGDLSAWFSAYVDFLLRWKPFHYDADCGVDIGVSYRFSIDLLFYTIHITITVHIGADIHFWGPDFSGVAEIHLWIVSFSISFGDSGQHPDPIKWSEFKTSFLPQQNGQTRGFEISATSGIVKDLSKDTSSKVQWVINPHTLHLSFATSIPLRKTSFGKDTLTSENPTFGIAPMNRKSSDILNSAASITITRDGESAEGDFVLGPLYKNVPDSLWGQSINADLNSKTVLSGILMGYEIAPKPIPNPAVTANIPVFRLEFADDPILNAYAWETVTEPNIADLNPEQRREKIIATISQTASARSDLFSAFGFVPGDFDLSNLSKGSDNAFLIAPKIYS from the coding sequence ATGCCTACAGTAGAAACCCAAACCTTTGCTCTGAAACTTCTGACGGATCTTTTTAACCGTGTAAAAAACACGGCAGGAGATCTTCTCATCGACCAAAACTTACTCGGACAGGACCACCTTCCGAAGATTTGGAATACGGTGTTTAATGTGGACCATTTGAAACTCGGTTCCATCCAAGTAGGGGCGCAGGACAGCTCGACAGGCAATTTTACGGTAAGCGGTAAAATCGATCTGATCCCCTTCCAAAACAAGGGAATACAGCTCCAGAATTTGGGAGCGCAAATTCAATTTTATGCCTCTCGGGATTCCACCAAACCCACCGAAACCGTAATAGAATGCGTCATCGATTTTCAAGGTTTGCCCATCGAGTGGGACATCCTTTCCTTATATCCTTATCTTCCCCCATACGTAAATTATCAAACGGATATGCTCGCGGAAGGAGCCCAGGAATCATTCCTCAGAAAAATATCGTTTCAAGATATTCAAACCCGATTTAGTTCCTACGATTTTTGGCGGGTGCAAAACGAAGAGGCAGAGACTCCCGGACTGCAACTTCTTACGACTCTGCCTTCGGATCCCACATTAGGCCTGGAACTCCTACGAGCCGGATTCAATTTTTCTTCGACGATCAAGGCCGAAGGGGATTTTTGGGACGAGGTCAAACTCATTCGGCCGGATCTGAATACGCTTTCCATTTTCGGTGTCATCGGAGTAGACGACCAAGGATCCGGGAGCGTACTCATCGGTCATAGTCTTCAAGAAGTTGCTACTAAGCAGTATCCTTCCGTAAGTATCGGCGGATTAAAGATCGAACTGAGAAGACTTTGTATTTACTCCGGATTGGAGAACATCAGTGGAGCTCCTCCGGGATTCTTTTTCGAGGTTTATCTGGGTCCGGAAGGAAACGGTCTCGATCTGATCGTGCAAACCGGAATCGGCTCTACGAACGCTCGTATTTTAGGAATTTTTGATAAAGGAATCACTCTTTCTGAAATCGAAAATTTATTAGGTCTTTCTAATTTAGCTTCGATGCTACCGGCGGGGCATGAGTTAGGTCAGCTTACGCTGAACTACCTGGAGTTAGGAATTTCGATTTCTCCGATGCGATTGGATACTCTTGAGTTTCACATAACGACGGAAAAACCGATTTCCTTATTTCATGATAAAGTGCAGATCACCCCAACACTTATTTGGAACCGATATTATCCGCAAGGTTCGGATTCTGCGACCACGACGCTCTCGATCGCGGGAGATTGGATTTTAGGCGGAACGGAATTTTACACGTCTTTAGATCCTTCCTCCGGTGGATTTTTCGTATCCATGAAGGCGGACCAAAGCCTTAACGCCGGAGAGCTGATCAATCGTTTCTTTTCAACGAAAGAACTCCCCGACATCGATATAGTCGATTTCGAATTAGATGGGAATTTTAAGGATTCCTCATTTTCATTTGAAATAGACTGCACTACCGATTGGGAAATCGATTTCGGCGGAAACCTTCCGGTTGTATTCAGCCAGCTGGGAATCCAGGGCGAATACGCCCCTCCCGACGGAGACTCGTCGGGCGACCCTACAAGCACAGGCTCGATCGTGGGAATTCTTTTGATCGGCAATTGGAATTTGGATGTGGAGATCGATTGGGGGACTTCCCTCAGTATCGAAGTACAGATTCCGCAGATCAACGTATCCTGGCTGATCGATCAACTATTACATGAAATACATATACCGATCGAGCTTCCGGACTTTACGATCCAAAATCTGGACGTAAAAATCACGCCTAAAACGAAAGAATTTAGCATCCAGGGCGGATCTTCGGATACGATCGATTTCTTTTCGGGATTGGATTTAAAGATAGATTCGTTTCAAGCACAGCGCAAACTTACCGATCCGACCAAAGGCATTTATTCTAGTACTGCGAGCATCAGTATCACTCTGGACGTGGGTGGAGTCGGTCTCGTGCTTTCGGGGACGTACGATTCGAGCTCCTCTTCACAAAACGGAAAACCATCCACAGAATGGAATTTTAAATTACAACAACAGAATACGCCGATCCCGTTCGGGAAGCTTATCGAAAAATTCGGAAGCTGGATCGGCATCGACCTTCCGATGTGGGTAGGAGATCTGAATTTACAACAGTTCTATCTCGAATTCAACGTAGGCACCGCGAACAAATATTTCATCTCGTCCGGAGCCGTTTACGACGGGAGCACGCTGTTAGGAAGGTTCAGCCTCTTCGCCGAAAAAAACGATCCCGCAGATACATATTTGGGAAGCGTACAGGATTACCTAACTTCCATCAACTCAGGAACGTATCAATCTGCCCCGAATACATATTGGGATTACATACTCGACTTTGAAGTAGAGATCAATATTGATGCGGCTAATTTTCCTTTAGTCGGTTCGGAAATCAACTCTATACAAGCGATGAAATTGCAATCCATCGCTTGTGCGATCGCCTCTAGAAAATTCACCCAGGATGAAATCGGCACTCTCGTCAATCGATTGCCACAAGGTGCCTTAATCCCTCCCGTTAAGGATATCGATAAAGGAAAGAACTTTTCCACACACGTACAACTCGGAAGCTCCGTAATGTCGCTCGCTCTGCCTTTGGACGGGCCCCCTACAGGAGGTGGTGGAAATAATTTTCCAGTCGATCCGACCACTCCCCTTCCGCCGAATTATCCCATCACCCCTGCACAGCGAAGTACGGTTGATAAAACCAAATGGTTCGCGTTGAATATTCATCTCGGTTCCGTGACATTGCAAAGAATCGGAGTCCGATTTGAAAACTCGAAAGTCACTTTTCTCTTAGATGCGTACCTTAGTATGGGCGGTATAGAAATCGGCTTAGCCGGATTAGGCGTTACGAGTCCATTCGATCATTTTCAACCTAGCTTCATGCTCGAAGGACTAAGTATAACCTATTCCAATGCGCCTGTTACGATCGGAGGAGGATTCCTGAAAGCTGCCGAAGGATTGTATGAAGGACAGGCGATTCTAGGTCTCACGCAATTTGAACTTTCCGCGTTAGGCGCGTATTCGAACCGTAACGGAACGGTTTCCTTCTTCGTGTATCTGGATTATTCGGAGCCGCTCGGTGGACCTCCTTACTTCTATGTAATGGGTTTAGCCGGCGGGTTCGGCTATAACTTTACTCTGAATGTTCCGGACGTGGATCAAATACGGAATTTTCCGTTCGTACAGATTGCGGAAGGCTCGGAGTCTTCCGCGAATTCCGATCCAGTCGCGATGCTTCAGTATTTGGATGAAAATCGGATCACCGTTCCGAAATCGGGAGAATATTGGTTTGCTGCGGGTATACGATTTCTGACATTCCAGATGATCGATTCGTTCGCTCTCGCCACTGCGCAGTTAGGCGATCATTTCGAATTGGACCTCGTCGGATTATCAACCCTGACTATTCCTCAGGGTGTGTCGAATCCTATAGCGGAAGCGCAAATGGCGCTCAAGGCTTCTTTCGATCCCCAAAACGGGTTCTTCGGAATCAGTGCGCAACTAACTCCAAGTTCCTATGTGTTGTCGAAAGATTGTCACTTAACGGGAGGATTCGCATATTTCATTTGGCTCGGCGGGGACCACGCCGGGGATTTTGTAGTGACTTTCGGTGGATACCATCCAAGTTTCCAAGTCCCTTCCCATTATCCGAATGTACCGCGTCTAGGTATTTATTGGCAAATCGGATCGAATATTAGCATTCAAGGATATTCTTATTTTGCTCTGACTCCAGGATATCTGATGGCGGGAGGCGGATTAGAAGCAGTCTGGAGCTGCGGGGATTTAAGCGCTTGGTTTTCGGCTTACGTTGATTTTCTACTTCGCTGGAAACCCTTTCATTATGACGCGGATTGCGGTGTCGATATCGGAGTTTCTTATAGATTCTCGATCGACCTACTTTTCTATACTATACATATCACTATCACAGTCCACATCGGCGCTGATATTCATTTCTGGGGTCCCGATTTCAGCGGAGTCGCGGAAATTCATCTATGGATCGTTTCATTCTCGATTAGCTTCGGAGATAGCGGCCAACATCCGGATCCGATCAAGTGGTCGGAATTTAAAACGTCCTTTTTGCCGCAACAGAACGGGCAGACTCGCGGATTCGAAATATCCGCGACATCGGGAATCGTCAAAGATCTAAGCAAAGATACTTCTTCGAAAGTGCAATGGGTCATCAACCCCCATACATTACATCTTTCCTTTGCAACGTCGATTCCATTGAGAAAGACCTCGTTCGGAAAAGATACTCTTACTAGCGAGAATCCTACATTCGGCATCGCCCCGATGAATAGAAAAAGTTCCGACATTCTAAATTCGGCGGCGTCGATTACCATCACTAGGGATGGAGAAAGCGCAGAAGGAGATTTTGTTTTAGGACCGCTCTATAAGAACGTTCCGGATTCCCTTTGGGGACAATCCATAAACGCCGATCTGAATTCAAAGACGGTCCTTTCAGGAATTCTAATGGGTTATGAAATCGCTCCGAAGCCGATTCCCAATCCGGCGGTAACTGCAAATATCCCCGTATTCCGATTAGAGTTCGCGGATGACCCGATACTAAATGCCTATGCTTGGGAAACCGTAACGGAACCGAATATAGCAGATCTAAATCCGGAACAACGAAGAGAAAAAATTATTGCGACGATCTCCCAAACGGCTAGCGCTAGATCCGACTTATTTTCTGCCTTCGGTTTTGTCCCGGGAGATTTCGATTTATCGAACCTTTCGAAGGGTTCGGATAATGCCTTCTTGATCGCTCCGAAAATATATTCTTAA
- a CDS encoding SAM-dependent methyltransferase, which yields MKKETYTILETNVRLSESKVWEYQRNYFEQRGQRAWFDGEVPFYGTSNSFAACTQAELTLSLIEDLPDPKRKIRIIELGAGTGKFAHLFLCALERIRPELIQKKNFLYILTDFTRSNIREYPIQPALRPWFKKEILDSALYDLERPEDIRLQSNGSPLLEEPDCQYVFIANYVFDGVPQDLFEVRNDRLFEVRVCTTHSESSWIEEDPYNLGKIQIRLEERVWNDEPYQDISWNEILRTYRTGSKELFLSFPTTAIRCIGTLSERFRDSIFIICDKGTSNIEDLDPTRAQGPVEHGSISTPVNFHAIGQWARNKAWQVWEDKEERDYLRLNIYTPLESKFANVDREYNRINRALSLDDYVYLRRSWEKLTEIVPLREIISCLKISSWDPKVFLMFYDKIINQLDSGPSDVSQIEALKRGLFFIRQKNFFDTEEDVSFALGTVYGKIGESSEAASAYRESLERYGENLHTKFNLALCLIDSGQPDEGIILLNELRAKHPDLPIPARTPLRNGNEQENVFQ from the coding sequence ATGAAGAAAGAGACATATACAATTCTCGAAACGAACGTTCGCCTCTCGGAATCGAAAGTATGGGAATACCAGCGAAACTATTTCGAGCAAAGAGGTCAAAGAGCCTGGTTCGATGGCGAGGTTCCCTTTTACGGAACATCTAATTCCTTTGCCGCGTGTACTCAGGCTGAATTGACGCTTTCGCTAATAGAAGATCTCCCGGACCCGAAACGCAAAATAAGAATCATCGAATTGGGAGCGGGCACCGGTAAATTTGCCCATTTATTCCTCTGCGCCTTAGAGAGGATCCGACCCGAACTAATCCAGAAGAAGAATTTCCTATATATCTTAACCGATTTTACCCGCTCTAATATTCGAGAATACCCTATACAGCCTGCCCTCCGGCCGTGGTTCAAAAAAGAAATTTTAGATTCTGCATTATATGATCTCGAAAGACCCGAGGATATTCGTTTGCAATCGAACGGGTCTCCCCTTTTGGAGGAGCCGGACTGCCAATACGTTTTTATCGCCAACTATGTGTTCGACGGAGTTCCCCAGGATCTCTTCGAAGTCAGAAACGATCGCCTTTTCGAAGTCAGGGTTTGCACCACACATTCCGAATCGTCTTGGATCGAGGAGGATCCCTACAACCTCGGCAAAATCCAAATTCGACTAGAAGAAAGAGTTTGGAACGATGAACCGTATCAAGATATAAGCTGGAACGAAATTTTAAGGACCTATCGAACGGGAAGTAAGGAGCTTTTCCTTTCTTTTCCCACGACAGCGATCCGATGTATTGGGACTTTGTCCGAACGATTCCGAGATAGTATATTTATTATTTGTGATAAAGGAACATCTAATATAGAAGATTTGGACCCTACTCGCGCCCAAGGGCCGGTGGAACATGGAAGTATCTCAACACCCGTAAACTTTCACGCGATAGGACAATGGGCTCGAAATAAAGCTTGGCAGGTCTGGGAAGACAAGGAAGAGCGAGATTATTTGCGGTTGAACATTTATACCCCACTCGAATCGAAATTTGCAAACGTCGATCGAGAATACAATAGAATCAATCGCGCACTTTCTTTAGACGATTACGTTTATCTTCGAAGAAGCTGGGAAAAACTGACCGAGATAGTTCCATTACGAGAAATAATCTCTTGCTTAAAAATCAGTAGCTGGGATCCGAAAGTTTTCCTAATGTTTTATGATAAAATTATAAATCAGTTGGATAGTGGTCCGTCGGATGTTTCGCAAATCGAAGCGTTGAAGCGAGGGCTTTTTTTCATTCGCCAAAAGAACTTTTTCGATACCGAAGAAGACGTGTCCTTTGCCTTGGGAACTGTGTACGGAAAGATCGGGGAATCCTCGGAAGCGGCATCCGCCTACCGCGAATCCCTAGAAAGATACGGAGAGAACCTACATACGAAATTCAATCTAGCCTTATGCCTGATCGATTCTGGACAACCCGATGAAGGAATCATTCTTTTAAACGAGCTTCGCGCAAAACACCCCGATCTTCCGATTCCTGCTCGGACTCCGTTACGAAACGGAAACGAACAGGAAAACGTTTTTCAATAA
- a CDS encoding alpha/beta hydrolase family protein: MNDCHSKNFVGSLGIQVRAEIEDISFPVLIQYPTLEPSTLTAFGPYTMDVSPEASITEGQFPLVIISHGNGGSHLLYRTISTFLAKNGYVVGMLEHYGNNRNNNKLENTTENLVNRPKHVSLTIDAILSDKRFGARILSDRIAVIGHSMGGYTALALAGGVPWTKEGKKIEVPSDSRVKAIVLMAPGAGWFMNSLGDVTAPILIFMAEHDPITPSWNAEIVLNSVPDRSQVTLKTIKNAGHFSFLSPFPTTMKNPNFPPSIDPEGFDREQFHMQLPMDILDFLNEKLTVTHSE, translated from the coding sequence ATGAACGATTGCCATTCTAAAAATTTTGTAGGCAGTTTAGGGATACAAGTTAGGGCCGAAATTGAAGACATATCCTTTCCTGTTTTAATACAGTACCCTACTTTAGAACCTTCTACCTTAACGGCCTTCGGTCCGTACACGATGGATGTCAGTCCCGAAGCGAGCATAACTGAAGGACAATTTCCTCTAGTTATAATTTCACACGGCAACGGCGGGTCTCATCTTCTCTATCGAACAATCAGTACCTTTTTAGCAAAAAACGGGTATGTGGTCGGAATGTTAGAACATTACGGAAATAATCGCAATAATAATAAATTAGAAAATACGACCGAAAATCTCGTTAACCGACCGAAACATGTAAGCTTAACGATCGATGCGATACTTTCCGACAAACGATTCGGAGCGCGTATACTTTCGGATCGCATCGCCGTAATAGGACATTCAATGGGCGGTTACACAGCCTTGGCGTTAGCCGGCGGTGTCCCTTGGACGAAAGAAGGAAAAAAAATCGAAGTCCCTTCCGACTCAAGAGTGAAGGCTATCGTTTTAATGGCGCCGGGTGCGGGCTGGTTTATGAATTCATTGGGTGATGTCACCGCTCCTATCCTTATATTTATGGCAGAACACGACCCGATTACCCCGTCTTGGAATGCCGAAATCGTACTAAATAGCGTTCCCGATAGATCGCAAGTTACTCTTAAGACGATTAAGAATGCCGGACATTTTTCCTTCCTAAGTCCTTTTCCGACCACAATGAAAAATCCCAACTTTCCCCCTTCGATTGACCCTGAAGGTTTTGATCGGGAACAGTTTCATATGCAACTTCCGATGGATATATTAGACTTTCTAAATGAAAAACTGACTGTCACTCATTCAGAATGA
- a CDS encoding SGNH/GDSL hydrolase family protein produces MNTYVAMNLSWPLPDYYGRVSSDTRDYANIIGIDSTMDISRQYGGFLNPSQSLSVAVIGNTACDAITQFGAIKTQNPQNFIISTADANGLLHGINNDYIVFTVQRLISKIRDRWPTIRIAVIGIHPTRNAAINNNKDYTNSKVGAYVQTLSNSCYYDPMPLFGVGPGESAPTSLMLDTVHYNEAMSFQIKSMLQSVCGISI; encoded by the coding sequence ATGAATACTTATGTAGCGATGAACCTGAGTTGGCCGCTTCCAGATTACTATGGAAGAGTTTCATCCGACACTCGAGATTATGCGAACATTATCGGAATCGATTCGACAATGGATATTTCCAGGCAGTACGGCGGTTTCTTAAACCCGAGCCAATCCTTGTCTGTCGCCGTTATAGGAAATACCGCTTGCGATGCCATTACTCAATTTGGCGCGATCAAAACGCAAAATCCGCAGAATTTTATCATTTCAACCGCGGATGCAAACGGACTTCTACACGGGATAAACAACGATTATATAGTCTTTACTGTTCAGCGTTTGATTTCTAAAATTAGAGATCGTTGGCCGACCATTCGGATCGCAGTGATCGGTATTCATCCGACTCGCAATGCGGCAATCAATAATAACAAAGATTATACGAACTCGAAAGTCGGTGCATATGTGCAAACTCTGAGTAATTCCTGCTATTATGATCCGATGCCTCTGTTCGGAGTCGGCCCGGGAGAATCGGCTCCCACGTCTTTGATGTTGGATACGGTTCATTACAATGAGGCTATGTCTTTCCAGATCAAAAGCATGTTACAATCGGTTTGCGGAATTTCAATTTGA
- a CDS encoding tetratricopeptide repeat protein translates to MAVLRVLFLLTISYTFFSQNVHAKEVIYAFRDPGMPKSTKKDDKPRKEKMILIGETMMFDKVKPIEYEGQYKNLELGYDIRPDIVTVKVHYDPGIRPGQILYLIEKDFDHETFKDGNIVGQIEVKSVFQTAFIGKQLRGVGYLGIAKEKVLSVAYPLSSEQAGPALVERKKGDYYFTRNEIPEAIQAYRKAIRLDPSSPTAHFRLGLLYLSEANTDSKDSSCSGILPMSAGAEFASAWKKRGRFDSDQDAVRFTREYISFLNCKSEQSPTFAKGGTAPEELDIAQDVARVGFEISKSDYELLVRSAETYYRFYLAYSPKKLAPNMQNTQESAKLRKRQDRAWEISERLLKEAGLDNITDYRIHRLTGLLYAKRFLEISGGMQATTISPEAGFLRTKALEAIQSYKQHKPKTVVGDQEILALEKDLGGT, encoded by the coding sequence ATGGCCGTCCTACGTGTTCTGTTTCTTCTTACTATTTCTTATACTTTTTTTTCTCAGAATGTTCATGCCAAAGAAGTGATATACGCCTTCCGCGACCCTGGAATGCCCAAGAGCACCAAAAAAGACGATAAACCTAGAAAGGAGAAAATGATACTGATCGGAGAAACCATGATGTTCGATAAGGTAAAGCCGATCGAATACGAAGGTCAGTACAAGAATCTAGAATTGGGTTACGATATTCGCCCCGATATCGTAACCGTAAAGGTTCACTATGATCCCGGGATTCGTCCAGGTCAAATTCTCTATTTAATCGAAAAAGACTTCGACCATGAAACCTTTAAAGACGGGAATATCGTCGGGCAGATCGAAGTGAAATCCGTTTTTCAAACCGCGTTTATCGGAAAGCAATTACGCGGAGTCGGATACTTGGGAATAGCGAAAGAAAAAGTACTTTCCGTCGCTTATCCTTTATCATCGGAACAAGCAGGTCCCGCGCTAGTAGAACGTAAAAAGGGAGATTATTATTTTACGAGAAACGAGATCCCCGAGGCAATTCAAGCTTATCGGAAAGCAATTCGATTGGATCCGTCTTCTCCAACTGCTCATTTCCGTCTTGGATTACTTTATTTAAGCGAAGCTAATACCGACTCTAAAGACTCCTCCTGTTCCGGAATTTTACCGATGAGCGCCGGAGCCGAGTTCGCATCGGCTTGGAAGAAGAGAGGACGATTCGATTCCGACCAAGATGCCGTCCGATTCACTCGCGAATATATTTCCTTTTTAAACTGTAAATCGGAACAATCTCCCACATTCGCAAAAGGCGGCACAGCCCCTGAAGAATTGGACATAGCTCAGGACGTTGCGAGAGTCGGTTTTGAAATCTCAAAATCGGATTATGAACTTTTGGTTCGGAGCGCCGAAACCTACTATAGATTCTATCTAGCATATTCTCCGAAGAAGCTTGCTCCCAATATGCAAAATACTCAAGAATCGGCAAAACTAAGGAAACGCCAAGATAGAGCCTGGGAAATCTCGGAAAGACTTTTAAAAGAAGCCGGCCTCGATAATATTACCGATTATCGAATTCATCGCTTAACAGGATTATTATACGCAAAACGTTTTTTAGAAATTTCAGGGGGAATGCAAGCTACGACCATCAGCCCCGAGGCAGGTTTCCTTCGAACAAAAGCGCTGGAAGCGATCCAATCGTATAAGCAACACAAACCCAAGACCGTAGTCGGTGATCAGGAAATTCTTGCCCTGGAAAAGGATTTAGGTGGAACCTAA
- the mtnC gene encoding acireductone synthase, with amino-acid sequence MFLEDAKVFLFDIEGTTTPIEFVHKVLFPYSTRNFLPFFQSVSLEKKLLDELTIASKQESEFGKVLDSRPESLADFCVFLVSKDRKLGALKEIQGRIWKQGYESGELKSTIFPDVPKFLRRIEKSGKASAVYSSGSVEAQILIFRYCEAGDLTPNFRAYFDTSVGGKREAESYRHIAEILEVNPSKIVFFTDIKEEAEAAQVAGLHPYILERPGNYPQGKHSFPVLSSFDGLLAEFS; translated from the coding sequence GTGTTTTTGGAAGATGCAAAAGTATTTTTATTCGATATAGAAGGAACAACCACGCCGATCGAATTCGTGCATAAAGTTTTATTCCCTTATTCTACGCGAAATTTTCTCCCTTTCTTTCAATCCGTTTCCCTTGAAAAAAAATTATTGGATGAATTGACCATCGCCTCGAAACAAGAATCCGAGTTTGGAAAAGTCTTGGACTCTCGACCGGAATCATTGGCCGATTTTTGCGTCTTTCTCGTCTCTAAAGATAGAAAATTGGGAGCATTGAAGGAAATTCAAGGTAGGATTTGGAAGCAAGGCTATGAATCCGGAGAACTAAAAAGTACGATCTTCCCCGACGTCCCGAAATTTTTACGGCGCATCGAAAAATCCGGAAAGGCTTCGGCGGTATATTCATCCGGTAGTGTGGAAGCGCAAATTTTAATTTTTCGATACTGCGAGGCCGGAGACCTTACTCCGAATTTTCGAGCGTACTTTGATACCTCCGTAGGCGGTAAACGAGAGGCTGAAAGTTATCGTCACATAGCCGAAATCTTAGAAGTCAATCCGTCTAAGATCGTGTTCTTTACCGATATTAAGGAAGAAGCGGAAGCAGCTCAGGTCGCCGGATTGCATCCTTATATTTTAGAACGTCCGGGAAACTATCCTCAGGGAAAACATTCTTTTCCAGTTTTATCTTCTTTCGATGGCCTATTGGCCGAATTTAGCTAA